The Pyrus communis chromosome 2, drPyrComm1.1, whole genome shotgun sequence genome includes a window with the following:
- the LOC137724857 gene encoding uncharacterized protein yields MAFHTRSNSFPSRPHPIVQEVDEHLSRLRSSKATSTSSLSINHNLSSLGDLYGCVDRLLKFPLTQQSLAQEQNEKWTNELLDGSLRLLDVCSTAKDAVLQTKAYIQDLQSIIRRTRGGESGALTREVNKYLSSRKMVKKAIQKAMKNFKGIESKSTFFSLSNNAETAAIISRLREVEAITLAVFESLLSFISGPKSKPGSWSLVSKMVSTKKVICEEETEANEFAQVDAALHKTSKSENAQNQLEKLELCIQDQEEGLESLFRQLIKTRVSLLNVLNH; encoded by the coding sequence ATGGCTTTCCACACTCGCTCTAACAGCTTCCCCTCAAGGCCACACCCGATCGTTCAAGAAGTTGACGAACACTTGTCTAGATTGAGGTCTTCCAAGGCCACCTCAACATCTTCCTTATCGATCAACCATAACCTAAGTAGCCTTGGAGACTTGTATGGTTGTGTTGATAGGTTGCTTAAGTTTCCCCTCACACAACAATCCTTGGCCCAGGAGCAGAATGAGAAATGGACTAATGAGCTATTAGATGGCTCTCTCAGACTCTTGGACGTTTGCAGCACTGCTAAGGATGCCGTCTTGCAAACAAAGGCATACATACAGGATCTTCAATCGATCATAAGACGAACTCGAGGAGGTGAATCTGGAGCTCTCACAAGAGAGGTTAACAAATACTTGAGCTCAAGAAAGATGGTTAAAAAGGCAATCCAAAAGGCCATGAAGAATTTCAAGGGAATCGAAAGCAAATCCACATTCTTTTCTCTTAGCAACAATGCCGAGACTGCCGCCATTATTAGCAGGTTGAGAGAGGTTGAAGCAATCACTCTCGCAGTGTTTGAATCACTTCTGTCCTTCATCTCTGGGCCAAAGTCAAAGCCAGGCAGCTGGTCATTGGTATCCAAGATGGTTTCCACCAAAAAGGTCATATGTGAGGAAGAAACCGAGGCAAATGAATTTGCACAAGTCGATGCTGCACTACATAAGACAAGCAAATCCGAGAACGCGCAGAACCAGCTTGAGAAGTTGGAGTTATGCATTCAAGATCAGGAAGAAGGACTTGAGAGCCTATTTAGGCAATTGATCAAAACAAGAGTCTCCCTCCTCAACGTCCTAAATCACTAG